The Balearica regulorum gibbericeps isolate bBalReg1 chromosome 32, bBalReg1.pri, whole genome shotgun sequence genome segment AAAGGGACAGGGCACAGCTGGCATGTCCCAACACTTCaagcccccccacccctcatcttgtccccttctcccccactccccaccagctcctggctcttgtcaggctgcagggacacTGCTGGGCTCCTCCTGGATGGCCCAACATCACAACAAAGCTCTGAGCTTTGCACCATCACCCCCAACAAACAGCcttctgttgcctttctttttctcctttgttctttCCCAGGACTGAGGGgctcctgccttttcctccagaaCAGACCAATGTCCTGAAACACCAAAGAACCCCAAGAGATGGACCCAGAGGAACTGGCTCAGGTGGAAAATTCACTGGGGTCTGGTTGGGGTTTCCTCCTTGCTTCAGCGACAGTGGTCATGCACAAGACAATCAGCCctttttgggaaaggaaagacGTATTTCTGGGTGCCAAACCTGTCCTAGTACTGTtccccagcacaggctgccGGGAGAGGTGCAGCTCTGGGAAAAGCCACCTTGAGCAGCTCCCATCCAGGTGGGAATGGGGAGGCTGTTGGTTTCCCTTTCTGGTTTGTGCTTGGAGGTTTATCTTGTGACTCATGACTTGGTGACACAGATGCGGAACCTTCAGGTCATTGTGGGGGGGATGGAGCCTCAAGTCACCTggggtgggttgaccctggctggaggtaggtgccccccagagctgTTCCATCGCTCCCCCTCCttcttaactagacaggggagaaaagcataAGGAAAGGCtggtgggtcgagataaggacaggaacAGATGATTCAGCAATTAcagtcatgggcaaaacagattcaacttagaggaaataattcatctaatttatttccAAGCAACACAGAGAAGaccaatgagaaataaacccaaatcttcaaacacctcccctcacccctcccatctttccgggctcaacttcactcccgatttctaCCTactccagcccagcagcacagggggacagggaatgggggctgtggtcagttcatcacaccttgtctgctgctccttcctcctcagaggaagactcctcacactctgcctcTGATACAGCGTGGGAGCCCTCCCAcggcagacagtcctccaccagcttctccaaagtgagtccttcccatgtgctgcagttcttcaccagctgctccagcgtgggtcccccacggggacacaagtcctgccagcaaacctgctctggcgtgggctcctctctccatgggaccacaggtcctgccaggagcttgctccagcgtgggcttcccacggggtcacagcctccttcaggtgcctccacctgctccggcgtggggtcctccacgggctgcaggtggaatcgctacaccccctcatccttcctccaggggctgcagggggacagcctgcttcaccatggtcttcatcacgggctgcagagggatctctgctccggcgcctgcagcacctcctgcccctccttctgcactgaccgGGGTGTCTGCAAAGTGTCTCACATCTTAATCTCGTTGCAAAAgctgttgctcttttttttttttttttttctcttcttcttatCTCTGTtgtcccagaggtgctaccaccatcgctgatgggcttggccttggccagcagtgggtctgtctcGGAGCCGACTGGCATTGGCTCTCTCAGAcacgggggaagcttctaggAGCTTCACGCAGAAGCCACCCATGtagccccctgctaccaaaaccttgccacacaaacttGGTACATCACCCCACAGGCAGGAATTCGGAAACGGGAACTGAGCAGCCTGGTGCCTTCTCCAGATCGTAACCCCTCGGGTAAGcgacttttctttcttcaggggatttagaatatttcctttcctttagaGTCTTGTCAGGGATTTAGAATAAACGCTGTGAGGAGgagtggggcagagcagggggctGCACTGGGGAGCCGTGTGCGGTCCTGTCCTGCCCTGGAGCAACGGTTTGTTCTTCTGCCATGGGGGTGCTGGTGCAGGTGGTTTGGTGGGATTTCCAGAGCCTCTCTGGGGGCACGTGCAGCCCTTCTTTCCCAGCCCCTCTCCGCCACCTGTAACCACCCCATcaccctccctctgcctcccttcccctccctcttctccagctccagACACAGATGTGGCTCCCCACGAGCCCCAGGGGCCTCCTGAGTTCTTTGGTGACTCTCCACGTCCTGCGGCTGGGATCAGGTAGGGAtcctgcagggctggtggggggtTTTGCCCACTCTGGGGGGCAGCTGCGGGGCAGGGGAGCTgccgtggggtggggggagcccagcccagagctgggccCCGCATGGGTTTGGCTTTGCCTTGGGCTCTTTCTGCAATACGTCCCTTGCCCTGGGGGCACCTTCGGTCCCGTCCTGCAGCACTCCCCTCAAATGTTTCTGgcttgcagcagggctggctggggtggAGGTCATTTTCTGGAGCATGTTCCTGCTCCCACGaaaccttcttctccttccGTCTTCCCACTCCCTCTCCACTTTCTCCACTCTCTTTGGACCATGGGGAGGGCAAAGCAACCCCCGTGGGATGGAGCATGTACCAAGGTCACGCCAAGCTCACCCCTTGCCATGCAACACCCCTAAATTAACGTAGGCACAatctctgtgtctctgtgtcCTTCTCCATCCCCAAGCTGACTTCAGAGTCGTGGGACCAGACCGTCCTCTCCAGGTAACCGTGGGGCAGGACATCGTGCTGCCATGTCACTTGTCCCCCAGCGTGGAGGCTCGGAGCTTGGACATCAGGTGGATCCGGCACCAGGTCTCTGAAACGGTGCACCACTACCGAAACGGAGAGGACCTGTACAGGGAGCAGATGGAGGAATATGTTGGAAGGACAGAGTTGGTCAGGGATGGTCTCTCCCGCGGAAGCCTGGACTTGCGAATCTCCTGGTTGAGACCCTCTGACGATGGTCAGTACGTCTGCACTGTGACAGATGGTGCCTCTTCTGGAGAAGCTACGGTGAAGCTGGAGGTGGCAGGTTTGTGGTGGGTGCGGTGTTTGCAGGGGCTGGTGCGGGTGTCCCTGGGTTTGTGTGTCCCTCCCAGAGCTCTGTCCCATCCTCAGGTGTGTGGATGAGGTGCCGCAGGAGAGGAGGCGTTGAAAGAGGTGGGGTGCGAGGGGGCTGTTGCCTGCAGTGCCTGCCCAGGAGGGAGCACGCAGGTGGTGCTGGAGGTGGTTTTGGGGCAGAGCCGCATGGCTGCGGTGGCTTTGCTGGGTGTGCGCAGTGTAGTGCGAAGGGTGCTGAGCAGCTCCTTGGGCTGAGAGCCGGGGCTGCCAGCCAAGCCAAGGCTGGGACCTGACGCTGTTAGGTCTGGAGTTGGGAAGAGATCTCTTCCTGGCTCTGAGCAGCTGGAtctttgctttggctttgcCCTTTGTGCCATAGGAGACCTGGCCCGTTGTCTAGAAGCGTTGGGGTTTCTTGAACAAAAACAGGTCCGTGCAGACGCTGCCATGAGGCGCTGAAGCTCGGCAGCTGGGTCTTGCTCTGCTGGGCTGTTGTGTGGGAGATCTGGGGTCGTTTGCCATCAATGCTCTGTGATTCCTGCACAagttggggtggttttggtggtCGGTCGCCCAGCCCTGGTGGGACCTGTGATGTGTCTGTTATCGGATTCATCTTTGAGTTGAGTGCATCCCTGACTGACCCCAACCACGGGCTCTTCCCCAGCCACAGGCTCTGTCCCTCAGCTCTCCCTGGAGGCTTACGAGGATGGAGGCATCCGGGTGGTGTGTCGATCGGCCGGCTGGTACCCACTAGCGGAGGTGCTGTGGAAAGATCCTGGCGGGCAGcatctcccctcagtctcccaGAGACATTCCTCGGATGAGAGGGGCCTCTTTGATGTCGAAGATGTCATCCTTGTGACCAATGGGAACCGACGTGGGAACTGGTCCTGTGTGGTCAGGAACAGCCGCCTCAACCAGCAGCAGGAGACGTCCCTGCACATCGCAGGTGCAACGATGGCAGCCAGAGCCTGCGGCgccggcagcagggctggggtttgCTACGTTGCTTTGAGCAGCTTTGATCTGGGGTTCCCGGGGCAaggtgtggggtgtgggggcaCGGGAGGGCTGGGCACCTTCACAGCACTTTTAGCACATGAGAGAACCGGAGCCTCGTGCGCTTCAGGTGAGCGTTGGTATgtgcaggggagagagaggactATGTCCCCTTGAGGCCAGGGCTCCCAGGACAAGGGGCTTGTGAGCTAGAGCTTTGGGGCgtttgtctttttgttcttctgctcaAACACGGGACTGTAAAACCATCCCTTTGCCTGCTGATGTTCTTGTTTCTCAGCTCCCTTTTTCCACAATGCCCGTCCCTGGATGGTTGGTGTGGCTGTGCTCCTCGTGCTTTCCGTTGTGTTCCTTGTCGTCGGTGCTtatctgtggagaaggaaatgTAAGTGGTGTCAGAAGAATGTTTTGCCTTCACCAAAAAGCTCTTTGGGCAAAGGATGGAAGGGGACAAGGACACATGGCGGGGTGTgggcaggaggacagggagcaCGGCCAGAGTGTCTCTGCCTGGTGGGAAGGTGCAAGAGACCCTCTTGAGATGTTCCCAGGGATGCAGCAAGCTGCTGTCCTGaccccctcttcctctgcctttgcttttcagtgctgcagtccCGAGAGCTGGGTGAGTCCTTCTGgccccttcccccagcaaagGGGGGACGTCCTGGGAGGGACGTGGGTTTGGATGGCTCCTGAAGTTATGGCTGAACTCCAGAGTGCTGGGTGGGCTGATGGGGGGAtaggctggcagggagccatTCCTCGGAGCAAGGCAGCCTTTTCCTACTCCCTTGAAGTGAGGAGTCTGGGCTTGCTCCGAAGTCTGTCACCTACTGCGGGAGCATCCATGGGATGAGCAGCTGTCCCCTCTGAACACTTAttgcttttgattttcctttccagagaaACGAGATGCTTTACTACGTGAGTTTCCATGAGCTCTTTCAAGGCGTGGGATCCTGTCTTGGGTGTTCTGTGCTTGgccctttccctccttgcccgtcctctccatccctgcatcccctggCTCTGGGAAAGCCCAAGGCGatgtgcctggcagggtgggcagctcGGGGACACCAGCCCAGGCCTGgaccctctcccctgcccagagTCCTGGGCACCAGCCATGGGATGTgaccaggctggcagggagccatTCCcccaggtttgggggtttttgcgATCCCCAAAGAGGAGTTGGGGGTCTGCTTGAACTCTGTCTGCTCCTGTGGGAGCAGCAATAGATGAGCAGCTGTCCCCTCTGATCACTTACtacttttggttttgctttccagaagaACGAGATGCATTGCTGGGTGAGTGTCCGTGACCTCCATCACAGCATGGGGTGCTGTCCCAGGCACTCTGTGCGTgccccttttcctccttgcccGTCCTCTCCAGCCCTGCATCCCCTGCCTCTGGCAAAGCGCAAAGCGATGTGCCTGGCAGCGTGGGCTGCTCGGGGACACCAGCCATGGGTTTCACCTCTCCCCTGCCATGAGCCCCGGATGCCAGCAATGGCAGGGAGCAATTCCAGgggtttaggggttttttacGGTCTCCAAAGGGGAGTTGGGGGTCACCTTGAACGCTCTCTGAACCTGCAGGAGCAACCTAGAGTTGAGAATCTGTCTCCTCTGATCACTtaatgcttttggttttggttttcagagaaaagagtTGCAGCACTGAAGGGTGAGTCTCTGTGAATCTCTGACACTGCGTGGCGTGCTGTCCTGGGTGCTCTGTGCTCGgccctttccctccttgcccgtcctctccatccctgcatcccctgcCTCTGGCAAAGCCCAAGGCGatgtgcctggcagggtgggcagctcGGGGACACCAGCCCACGCCTGGACCCTCGCCCCTGCCCAGACCTGCTGGGCACCGGCTGGGGGATGTGACCAGCTCTTGTCTCTCCTTGTAGCCTGGAGAAAGTTTCTGCTTCCTCATCATACAGGTAATCCCGTATTTTAGTGCCCTTCTGGGTggttctcctccctctccttgtgTGCAAGGGGCAcctgggctgggcagtgcaCGGGACTGGCCGTGCCTGGGTGTGTTTGGGGACTCAGACCCCCCAGACCAGGGCACGAGCCTGTTCTCCATccccttttcttgcctttccaaGGCATTGTGAGGGCCATCGCTGGGGCCAAGAGGAGCCCTCTCCCACCCCGTGTGGTGCCCCAcggggcagagcctggccccaGGGGGCTCAAACCCTGCCCAGGACGcagctctgcccctgaggctctgcctcctcctgtcccCTGCAGACGTGGTGACCCTGGATCCAAACTCGGCTCATCCTGAACTTCTCCTGTCAGCGGATGGGAGAAGtgtgagaaggggaagagcacgGCAGGACCTGCCCGACACCCCGGAGAGATTTATGTATCAACGCTGTGTGCTGGGCCAGGAGGGGTTCAGGGAGGGGAGGCACTGCTGGGAGGTGGAGGTGAAGGGGGAGGTGGGAGGTGATTCCTGGTGGGCTGTGGGGGTGGCCAGGGACTCTGTGAAGAGAAAGGGGTCGTTCTGCCTGAGCCCTGAAGGGGGGATCTGGGGGATTTGGCAATGCGAAGTGCACTTTGTATCTCTCACATCTCCTCGCACCTTCCTGTCCCCAATCCCCATCCCCAGGAGAATCTGGGTCTGTCTGGACTGCACGCAGGGGCTGGTGACTTTCATCGATGCCGACAGCGGGGTCGAGATCTTCACTTTCCCACCAGCCTCCTTCAAGGGAGAGATCATCCGACCCTGGTTTTGGGTGGAGACAGAGGAAACCCAGCTGTGCCTGAGGGACAACACCTCCTAGACCCTCTGCCCCCCTTCCATCCCCACCGCAGCCCcgcacagcccctgccctgctgcagacacTCCCcactctcctctcctccatcccgcAGCAGCACATGTCCCTCTCGGCCCTGCCCaagcccaccctgcccaggcacagcaccgTGGCCTTCAAGAAAGCTTTGGGGGTGACCATGGAGTCTGGCCGTGCTGGTTCCTGGGGGCCTTTTGTCCTGATTCCTGCCTGCCCGGGAAGGCCATTTGCAGCCAGCGCAGTTGGAGCAGTGCTtggagcaggagcctgggggcagctccctgcaggatgAGCACGGGCAGTGGGGGGCGGAGGTGGGGgctgtcaccgaaatccgggaataaacctagtaacaccaatgtagtgttaaaaggcaggcattctttatttcagcgctggatgcacgggggagCTAtgctccacccaacgtgcataccAGGTAATcgccaacatacaggttatatagaatcaaaatatacatattcattatctttccgagaaaaggtgattctatgataataatttcttagaattcatttccatattctcctccccgtcacgcatgctcagtgatttgagtgggtggtcctcaggggtctctggtggtcgtcagtggtcttgcactcatgttcgctgggtgacccccttcatgcaggcatgcgcagtacccttgttgtgcaggtacatctgcacctgtccttactttataagattgaTATTCCTGGGACTATTGTctggttgggtagggactgtacaaggaacatagcagcattgtatcttgacacagtcatcttgccacttgccatggttagttagcttcattacctattaccttggttataAACTAATTacctcaacctgattctatagtttctgtttcacagcccctaTCCTACTGTTACAGGGGCACTCACAACTCAGGCacccccttctcttccttctgggcACCCCCAAACTTTGCCAGCACCCCCTGTCCCTTGGATGCCCCTGCTCTCTCAGCATCCTTCTATAccactgatgtggtttagccccagccggtagcgaagtgccacgcgccgctcgcttACCCCTTCCCCggtggatggggaggagaagggaaaaaacaacggcaaagcctcaagggttgggataagggcagtttactgggacagcaagggagcgggaaaacaatcaacaacagtgctgataacagatagtaacaatgggtgatgACAGAGAACGATTTATGGATTGGAGACCGACCCACCGGACACTCGAcctgtcccggagccacgccgatccgcccctgcccgactggcccccttttatggtgagcatgacgtcaaatggtatggaatagcccccccgccagcttgggtcacctgtcctggctccttgggaaattaactctatccttgccagaaccaggacattatccaccccttattccataccatctacgtcatgcccagattattttacagatctcattgccttactctatgggctatcgctctaaaatgtctgtcgagttcatttaggccactttgttcagtttcaaagtccatccttcattagttttgggtgattcttatggtcataccattgatacagtatatcgctattaatatcacgcaatttaatttattggctcttttcacccaaaatcaaatccccttggggtacacaccggacttccccatcctttctcatcacccaccaagtgcaccctggtccctgagcaaaagcaatcccgcagatgggcttgcctttgcctgaagcagggataacccaacctgttttacccaacatatttttcatgcacactacaggaa includes the following:
- the LOC142598918 gene encoding butyrophilin subfamily 1 member A1-like → MHKTISPFWERKDLQTQMWLPTSPRGLLSSLVTLHVLRLGSADFRVVGPDRPLQVTVGQDIVLPCHLSPSVEARSLDIRWIRHQVSETVHHYRNGEDLYREQMEEYVGRTELVRDGLSRGSLDLRISWLRPSDDGQYVCTVTDGASSGEATVKLEVAATGSVPQLSLEAYEDGGIRVVCRSAGWYPLAEVLWKDPGGQHLPSVSQRHSSDERGLFDVEDVILVTNGNRRGNWSCVVRNSRLNQQQETSLHIAAPFFHNARPWMVGVAVLLVLSVVFLVVGAYLWRRKLLQSRELEKRVAALKAWRKFLLPHHTDVVTLDPNSAHPELLLSADGRSVRRGRARQDLPDTPERFMYQRCVLGQEGFREGRHCWEVEVKGEVGGDSWWAVGVARDSVKRKGSFCLSPEGGIWGIWQCEVHFVSLTSPRTFLSPIPIPRRIWVCLDCTQGLVTFIDADSGVEIFTFPPASFKGEIIRPWFWVETEETQLCLRDNTS